The sequence CAGAGAGGCCACAGGCAGCTTCCCCAGGACCGCCTGGTCGCAGCTCCGGTCCCCACAGATGGCACACGAGCGGCACCGGCCAAGGGCCACTGCCCGACCCCACGGGAGCTCAGTGTCCACTCTGCGGCTCCGACGTGGACGGGCAGGCCCCAGCGGGCTGTGGGCCGATTGGCCCCGAGTGGGAAAGGCCCCGGGTGCTGGGGCTCGGGGTGCGCGGCCCGCAGGGACAGCACTCTGAAGGCCTCGACCAGAAACCCTGCATCCAGCCCCTGGAACTTGTGAGGACATAAAGCAGGCCGCGTGGACTGGACAAAGTGAGGGCACTGCTCCCAGACTGGGTGGGGAATGCTCTCTGACTCCGTCGGAAAGTGTCAGGACCAGAAGTCGGAAGGCAGGCGTGAGGCCTCTGTCAGAGGACCAGGAAGGCCTCCAGGAGCTGGGGGGACCTGCCTGGCTGCCAGCCAGACTCACGCCTCAGTCCTGCGGCCACAGGGAGCCACCCTGCGAGGCAGGAGACTCTGCCAGAGCCCCGGTCAAGGGCCCGCAGGCTGATGCCTTGGCCAGGCTGCTGGACTTGCAGCTGGTGATTGCTGGGCCgcctggggatggggaggctCAGAGGCCTTCGCTTCGGGAACGTGAGGTCCAGCGGGCAAGGCCACCGTGCATAAACGTGTTGCCGACAACAGGCCCCTTACACACTGCTGGGGACAGTGCCTGGCATCCAAGTAAGGAGGGGAGAGCCAGCGGGGGTCACCTGGCTGTCATCCAGGCCTCCCATACCTCGGGGCTCCTGTCCCAGAGACGGACCCCATGCGGCCTGGGTGGGTCCACCCTGCTGGCTCCAGACTCCTGGACCCGTCCCTAGACCCACACTCAACTCCCTCGAGAGGGCCCTggtccccccccgccccagatCCCGAGCACCCTCAGCCTGGAGCAGGTGGACAGATGGTGAATGCGTTGTCTGAGGTCACAGAGGGCTGTCTTGGGGCACTTTGGGGACGAGGCAAAGACCTCTAGGGGTGGAGGTCCTGGGGAGGGGGATTCTAGCACCTTCTCTTTTGCTGCTGGGCATCTCCTCCAGAGCTTCCAACACGGGGTCCCACCGCCCTAAACCCATGTTGGGCGGCAGAAGCCAGAGAAGGACTTAACCGAGGGGACGCCTTTCTCTTCACCCCTGCTGGCCGGAGCACTGCCTGTGGCCCACCTGAGGGGCAGGACCCTCTGTGTccacaggggagagggagggcggagggaagagggagtgggGATGCCCGTGACGCCCCCTCGGCCCCACAGCCGCGGCTCTCCGGGGCCCCAGCCGTGCTGTGGGGGCCGCACGGGAATCCAGGCTGCCCAGCCTGCTGCTGCACCCCTGCGACACGTCGGCCTCCGCCCCGAGCCCCTGCGGCCACTCGCCCTCAGTGCCCCCACCTGGCTGGGCGTGCCCTTGAGCAGCCACCGGAGCTCTGAGGCAAGAATGACAAAAGAGCCTCCGGTTCGAGTTTTATTTTTGGAACTCGTATGAAGTCACTACAAGATGAGAGACATttcttctatttaaatatttctaggCAACTAGAACTCCTGATTACAGACAAAGGGAGCTTCAGCTCTGCAGAGAAAGAGCTGGAACCGTCAGCATCATGTTTATGCAAACTCCATGCTCCCCGCCAAGGAGGAGAGAAGTCgggaaggcaggggaaggggcaccGATGCCCACCTGCCCCTTCCCGCCTCGCCCAGGgaggtgctgggggcggggggcatggggaggggtCCCCGCACAGGGCTGTCAAACAGCCAGCAGGCTCCCGAGGCCAAGAACTCCCAGTCCCCCCTCCTCCAGATAATAAATAGAAGCGTCATATTAGCCGAACGGGACCCTCTTGTCTTTAAATTGCCTGTTACGTTCGGAGTGTGCCTGGGAAATTCAGCCACAAACTGGTAAATTTATAACAGGCTCAGAAACTGTCCGCCTCCTAGGGCGAGAGCTGCAAACACACCGCTTTTCTTTGCACACTGAGCAGATGGGATTGTCCTTCTGTGTTAGAcgcgctgtgtgtgtgtgtgtgtgtgtgtgtgtgcgcgcgcgcatctTCTGCCCAAGAGCAAATTAGGGACCTCCTCCCAGCATGACCAGGAGGGGGTGAGCGGGGAGGCAGAGGGCCCCTCCGTCCGTTTCGAGCCTGGTCTGGGGGCGTCGCCGTGCCGCCTCTAAGGCAGTTCTGACAAGCACCCTCGTGTGCACGCCCGCCTGAAACCGAAGTCAGCCGTCCCAGGACACTTCCGGGGACCGAGCGACCTTGAACGTGTCTGGGAAgttggattttctttctcctgaggAAATGATCCGACCTGGCCCCTTTCCTCCCAAACCCCAGCTTCCTGGCGTGCTGCGTCACCGAAGCCTCAATGTCCCAGACGGGGCTCACGCGGGCGCGGCTCCACCGGGCTGTCCCGCCCTCGGCTGCCGGAAGGGCCAGGAGCTGCTGCTGTTTGACAAGCCTCCAGGACtggtgaggaggaggggctggcttcTGGGTGCAGTGACGATGGAGGCTCCCAGGGGACCAGCCCCTGACCGGCGGCCACGGCACAGCCTTGCCTGCACATCCAGAGGGAATAAAGCCCCCGCTGTGTCCCCCTCCAGGGCCGGGCGCTGAGCCCCCGGGGCCTTGCCCCTCCGTCCTCACCCCTGGCCGGGAGCCAGgcccctcagcctcctcccctcaCAGCCCAGGCCCCCACCTGCAAACACTTCTGCACGGAACGCTCCCCACATGGTGTGTTGTGAGCCCTGGGAAGGCAGGCCCCCATGCCCGGTGCTGACCACACTCGGTTACTGCTGGACAGACGGACAAAGGGACAGCGGATGGAGGGGAAATCCTAGGGAGAGCGTCTCTGGCCAATGGAGACTAACTCTGTCAGCGTTCGTCCACAGAGATCCAAGAATGAGGGGCCCCAGGGCCGGGGCCCAGCCCATTGGTGAAGGCGCCCACAGTGGTTCCAACACACATTCGGAGAAAAAGCCTCGGCCCAGTGAGGTTCTGCGCTGCAGCTCCCGGGGGAGGCTGGAGGCACGCTCCCCGCTCGGgggcttcctccctccccgccaCACGCACAGCTTTCTCTGACACGCACACACCCAGCCCGGGGGCTGAGGCCGGCGATGCGCTTGCCGGTGAAGATCTCTGAGCCCGTGTGCCCAGGTGCCCTACATACGCGTTCTCGTTCCCACGCGGACACACGCACACGGACCACGTGAAGGGCGTGCGGCTCACCAGGAGGCCAGGAGAGACGAGGATGACGCAGCGGAACTCAACAGGCCCGGAGCGGGACCTCTGGGGTCTGCCGACAGCCCGACCAGGCCATGAGCCGGCGGGGGCCCCGGCTGAGGGAGGCTCTGCCCGCCCCTCCGGCCGGCTCACACTCACACCTCACTTGCATTTACACACgtgtggctctatttttaaaaattttccggAATGCTGTACATTTGGGCATGTGTGCGATTTCCATGTCGAGGATGGGAAAATCCACACCTAAAACTCTGCAAATGTGCAATTGTGTTTCCTCGAATTACTTTCCTCACAGCACCTTCCCACAGAAGCGCtcactcccccgcccccagccttgCAGGAAACCTCATCGCGATGTCCCACAGCGGTCGGACTGCTAACTGATgactttttcttactttcttacttGCTCGCCAGAGTTGCCCTCCCGCAGAGGGTGcccagaggaaagagagggaccTCCAGGGCGGAGAGCAGCTCAGGGCACTGATAACTCCAGGGACTGAAATCCTGCACCCAGAAAAGCGGACGTCTCCCCAACCTGGATCTTGGCTCCCCAGGTGAGTGAGTCCCCCGATTCCTCCCATGGCTGCAGGCGCAGCCAGCATGGGGACCGGCCCAGCGGGCTCTGTATGTGAAGCTCAGACATCCGTGCACATGGGACTGGCCAGCTCGCCCTGGAGCCTGGGGTCAGGGGTGACAGGTCCCGAGGCTCTCAGAGCAGCCGGGAGCAGCTCACCATACGGGCTCCCCTCCCCCTGAAGCCCGCCAAGTGCCAAGCTTCGCCTGTCAGTCTTGGGGGCAGACACCAGCCAAGGGCATGGGCTGTCACCCATAGACACAGCCAGACCCAGGATCCGTCCTCTCCGCCCCGTGCTGACACTTTCTTAGAAGGGTCTCAGCTGTTACAGGACACGTTCGCGCCAAATGAGTGGGAAGATTCTGGCCTCTGTGCCGTCCAGGCTCCCAGGACACGGGACAGGGGTTCCAAGAGGGCCACCAGGGAGCCCCAACAAGGGCCTGCTGCCCTCTTTGTAGACCGAGGCCTTCCAAGTGACATTTCCTCCATGGTGTTAAGCAAATGCCTCGTCCAATATTTGCACTAAGTtgacttttatgattttttaagcTCCTAGGTTGGCTCAAgaagaaatctttgaaaagaaggcCGGCTTACCGCAAAGGTCAGGGTTTGAAAACCAAACAGTGAGCTTAAGCAGCTGGGCTGGAGCACGCTTCCACCAGCGTCGTCCCGGGCAGCTTCAGCTGCTGGCCGGCAAAGGGACGGGCCCCAGTGGCCACCAGCTGGTGCCTTCCCCTGGGGAGGCTCCTGAGAGTGGCAACCAGATGCCACCACCTGTGGCAAGACCCCAGTGTCACCCATGGTAAGACCCCAGTGTCACCCGTGGTAAGACCCCGGTGTCACCCAGGGCTCCCATGTGGTCTGGCACCGTCCCTTCTTCTTGTGACCAGCACACCCAGGTCCCCATCCCAAGAGCCATTTACTTAGTTGGTGGACTTGCCTTCCAGAGAGCAAGCCGGTCTTACCGTCTGGGGTTTAATGTGACTTTTGCTGGCCTGGGCCTTCACCCGCTCGCCTGTGAGGCCGCTGCACGATCCCGTCAGCAATGCCCAGCCGCAGGTCCACGGAGCTCCTGCTGCGTGCCTGCACCGTCAGCGTCCAGAGCAGCCCTGGCCGGGGGCCACCCGTCCCACCACCACGCCGGGGCCACAGATGACAAACGGAGGTACAGGACGCTTTGCTTTAGTGCTTTGGTGCCCAATTTCGAAGCATCGAGGCCGGAATGGAGCCATGACGGGGGCCTCCCAGCCTGCTCTACCGGCTTCCAGCAAAGGGAGGTTCACGTTGTCTTTGAAGGCTGAGTTTTTAAGCACATGTTTTTATGTGCTGGGATCGCCTGATGAGAACACCAGGCTTCTGCAGAGCAGTCAAGTCCAAAGCCTTTTGAAAAGAGAGGAATAAATACGGACCCATTGCTGGGCTGGGTCCGGACTGGCCCAGCTTCTGATGCCCAACCTCTTCCTCCCACAGCCGAGCCTCTGCCCCCACTCCGCCTCCTCCAGTTCCTATTCTCAGCACAGCAGGTACAGCCAGACAGGCCCACCCTGGGACCCCCAGGGTCACCCTAGCCAAGCCTGCTGGGCATGGGCTCTGAGGGTGACTTCTGATGATCACATCCAGGTGGTGATAAAAGGCCGGTGTCCCCACTGGCACGCACGGTGGGACAAAGCCCGGCAGGGTGCCAGGTGCAGGACCACAGTCCCCGCGGGGAGGGGCGctgctctcctcctgctctctgcacCCCCCACTCACCACTCCCCCCCCAGTTGTGCTAGAGCCCCCCTGGGCACCCAGAATGACGCCGTGCGGGCTGTTCAGCCCACGGTACCCCTgttcctccctcacccccctgAGAGCCCTGCAAGCGCCATGGGGGCAGTTCCCTtcctgggggggcggggcggggcggggcgtgaGAAGCCGGGAAGACCCCAAACGAAGAAGAGCACGCTCCTGGCAGAGGTGTGGGGAAGACCCCACATCCCCTACGCACCCCCGGCGGCACGCGGGGGACCCGCCAGCCCCACACTCGGGCTGGGCGGGGACAGAGGCCGgggccgcgccgccgccgccgccaccgcccccCGCGGCTGGGCGCGCCCCGCTGCCGCCCGCTGAGTGGAGGCGCGGAGCCCGGGAGGCGCGGGCGCGGCGGGCGGAgtgcggggcgggggcgcgcggggAGCGCGAGCGAGGACCGCGCAGGCGAGGGAGTGAGCGTGCCGGGGCGGCCGTGCGTGCGCTCCGCTCGGCGCCACAGGCTCTCCGCGCGCCGGGGACCCGCAGAGCCGCGGAGGCCGGAGTTCGGAGCGAGCCGGGCCCGCCAGGAGCGGGAGGGAAGCGGCGGCCCCCGGTGAGCGCGCCGCGAGCGCTCCGGGGCGGCGCGGGCCGGGTCGGGAGCTGCCCGGCTGGACGGCGCGCCCGCTCGCAGTCCTGCGCGCTCCCCGCCGCTCCCTCCGCTAAGGTCCCCGCCGGCGCCGCGCCCACCATGCGCCTCAACGGCTCGGCGCCCGGTCCCCAGGGCGCGCCCGGCGCCAAACCCTTCCCGCTGCCGCCCTCCGGGCTGGAGGCGGCGCTCCTGGTCTCCAGCTTCGGCAACGGCTCGGGCAACGAGTCCGAGCGCCTGCGAGCGGCGCCCAGCAGCGACCTGGACGTGAACACCGACATCTACTCCAAGGTGCTGGTGACAGCCGTGTACCTGGCGCTCTTCGCGGTTGGTACTGTGGGCAACTCGGTGACAGCGTTGGCGCTGGGCCGCAAGAAGTCGCTGCAGAGCCTGCAGAGCACCGTGCACTACCACCTGGGCAGCCTGGCGCTGTCGGACCTGCTCATCCTGCTGCTGGCCATGCCCGTGGAGCTGTACAACTTCATCTGGGTGCACCACCCCTGGGCCTTCGGCGACGCCGGCTGCCGCGGCTACTACTTCCTGCGTGACGCCTGCACCTATGCCACGGCCCTCAACGTGGCCAGCCTCAGTGTGGAGCGCTACCTGGCCATCTGCCACCCCTTCAGGGCCAAGACCCTCATGTCTCGCAGCCGCACCAAGAAGTTCATCAGCGCCATCTGGCTCGCCTCGGGCCTGCTGGCTGTGCCCATGCCCTTCACCATGGGCCAGCAGAACCGCAGCGCTGACGGCCAGCACCCCGGCGGCCTGGTGTGTACGCCCATCGTGGGCACCGCCACGATCAAGGTCGTCATCCAGGTGAGAAGCCGCGTCGGGGAAGAAGGATGGGGAAGAAGTGGGGTCTGGCCAGGGGCAGGGTTGGCAGGCACTCCCCACGCAGGGGTGCCTCAGGCGTCTCGGGCGCCTCGCTCTTTCCCTCCTCGCAAAAGTCCTCTCCAGCCTGTGTGCCCTCTGGGGCAGGGAGCAAGAGGATGTCCCCAGGAGACTGTGGATCTGTGCAGCCGGGaaggggatgggggcagggggctgggcgCTC comes from Mustela nigripes isolate SB6536 chromosome 7, MUSNIG.SB6536, whole genome shotgun sequence and encodes:
- the NTSR1 gene encoding neurotensin receptor type 1 yields the protein MRLNGSAPGPQGAPGAKPFPLPPSGLEAALLVSSFGNGSGNESERLRAAPSSDLDVNTDIYSKVLVTAVYLALFAVGTVGNSVTALALGRKKSLQSLQSTVHYHLGSLALSDLLILLLAMPVELYNFIWVHHPWAFGDAGCRGYYFLRDACTYATALNVASLSVERYLAICHPFRAKTLMSRSRTKKFISAIWLASGLLAVPMPFTMGQQNRSADGQHPGGLVCTPIVGTATIKVVIQINTFMSFVFPMVVISILNTIIANKLTVMVRQAAEQGQVCTVGDQHSSFSMSIEPGRIQALQHGVRVLRAVVIAFVVCWLPYHVRRLMFCYISDKQWTPFLYDVYHYLYMLTNALFYAGSAVNPILYNLVSAGFRQAFLSTLAGLCPLWGRRRKRPAFSRKTNSVSSNHTFSSNATRETLY